The genomic DNA GTGATCATCGTCTATGTGGGTTACAACCAACAAGTCAATCTGATCTACTGCGTCAGTGAGAACTTTAAGTGGACCATCTTCTGTCTTTTTCTTCTTTTTTTTGTCAGATCGTTGCAAGTAAGTCGAACTGGGACCACCGTCTATCAGTATGTTTCTATGGACACCAGCTTCGTCCCAAAAGGAGATATGTATACAATCGCCATGTTCAGCTTTCAAAAAATCAACATTAAGCATCTACGAACTCCGAAATACAAACCACTTAAAGTACAATGCGTTACATTATGTGATATCTACTTGTAGTTCTCAAACACTTATAGTCTATTAGTGTCTTATTAGCTCGCTTTCATCGAACCTGAGAGTGGGCTTTTTTCTCTTTTAAATACCTTTGATTCAGACACAAGAACCGCCCCAAGTCGTTTCTTACCACAAAGAGCGAAGGGAATTTTTGTGGATGGTTACACAACGGCATTTAATCAGCACCTAACCTAATCTTATAGCTAGCTTTGTCATCTATAGTTATTCATATTTTACTAATTTAGCAAAGGTACTGAGAAATAATTGTCCAAAAATGAGTTGAAGGGTCTGCGCAATTTCTATGAATTTTCGATTCATGGATTTTGAAAGCGGAACACATCAACAATTTGCTGTCTAAAATCACCCACTACGTCGAAGTAGTGGCAATGTTCTTCAAAGCTGTGCTTAGACAAGGTCTCTACTTTTCGTTCAGATTTAGTTGATTGTGTTTGGCCCCATGAAATCTGAGTGCTTGAACCTTTTATGCTTGAGTAGTTTGGTGTCCGCGTGTTGTGAGTTTCTGGAAATTCAGGGCTGTTATTAGGCATGAGCTCTCGAAAGACGACATCGTTCAAAGGGATCTCCTCTGCGACTCGGCTTGCATAAGTCACTAAACTGGGCTCGGCAAAAGTATATAACCACGCTTCTTGGTTTATCCCTTTGTTCATCCTTAGAATACGCCCTAAGACTTGCCTGAAGTATAGCTCAGTCTTAACTTTACTAAGGTGGCAACACACTTGAAGCCTAGGGATATCTGTTCCTTCGCTAATCATTCCAACACTCACTACCCAATCGGAATCGCTGCTTCTGAAATCATCGATGATCCCTGACGGGTCGTCATGCTTGTAAGTGACAAGAACCGCCTTTTTATTAAACTCTTCGGAAAGCATAGTATGTATTCTTATCGCGTGTTCAACGGATGCCGCCACAACTAATCCTGCGGCGTTTGGTTTCTTTTCCTGAATAGCATCTAGCTTTTTTAAACCTAATTTTATCAGGTATCTTATGCAGGTATCGTCGGTAATGATGCTTTGATAATAGCCAAAAGGTTCATCCAGATATTCACGTATGGATGAGAAGTGGCGAGTTTCTGAGTCGTTAGATTTTGCAGTGATCATTTCGTTGTCGACTAAGACAATACTGGGTAAGCGACATACTTTATCTTTAACCGCTTGGCTTAACCCATAAACGTAGTTGCATTCGATTTCAGTTGTATCGATGTTGTAGCTTGATAGGCTTACCGGTGCTTTATCAGAACGCCATGGTGTGCCGGTTAATGAAAGCGTGTATCGAGCATGGGATTGTATGTGTTGAATGATTTTCTCACCCCATGCGTTCGCTTCTGTCATGTTGAGCCCCGCGCAATGATGAATTTCATCAACGACAACCAGGACTCGGTGAGTTTGTAGCAAAGACCAAAAGTAGTCATCAAAGTACTGCAAACCTTGATAGGTATACGAGGCACCTAACGCTCCAATCGCGCCATCAAAACGGCAGTTTAGGTGATTCTTAAAGGTGTAAGCTAACCCCAGCGATATGGCGGTTGATGGTGAAAAGCAAAGGACAAAGTCGATAGCTTTTTGTTTAAATAGCTGAGAGGCAACCTCTGCTGCCATGACAGACTTTCCAGCCCCAGGCGTTGCAAGGCAGAGGAAGTGAGATTGACCTTGCTGGTAGTGATGTAGGGCTAATTCAACGCATTCTGCTTGCCATTGGCGCAAAGCTATCATGATAGTGCTAATGCCATTTTAATGGCTCTTATCTGACCAACCAATTTCGAGCTTTGAATTTTGGTTTTGCTCCTTACATCATGCAAACCTTCTTTTAAATGAGGGAATTCAGAGCTAAGGCCTTGATACGTTTGAAACTCTTGTAAGCAGGCTAAAAAGTCACTTTCACATTGTTCTAGTCTTTCTTGAAGTACCGTTTTGGCCGAATTTGATTTGCATCCATGAGATCTACCATGGTTTTCGCTGACTTTGGTAGTGCTGTTGTGTTTCGTTAGTTCCCAGGTTGCTTTTGAAAACAGCTCAGTCTTTTGATACGTCGCTTTTTTGGTGCCTTTAACGCTTACTTTGCACAGTAGCTGTTTATTTACTAGGCGTAGGATATGTCGGTATACCAATCGTCTCGCTGCTGCTTTATCTAACGTGGAACCATCGAGAGCCAGGTACCGATCCCTAAGTTCTAATACAGAAAAATCATCAAGTTGATCCTCAATGAGAATTTGATGGAGAAACGGAATTAGATGAATTGGCTTACTGGACATTTTGTTTACCGAAATTTCGAGTGGGATTTTAAATGCGGATTATAGTCCGTGGCTTTATATGCCGCAAGTAAGGATAGTTTTCATTTTAACTTGGATTAAAAATGAAAGACTTAGCGGTTAAATTTGGCTCGAAATTACGTGAGGTACGCAAAGAAAAAGGCATATCTCAAGATAAACTCGCGTTGATTGCTGACATAGACAGAAGTTACGTTGGCCGCATTGAACGTGGTGAAGTGAATATTACGCTCGAAAAAGTGTATGGTTTGGCACAAGCCTTAGAATGCAATGTTGTTGATTTGCTGCCAGCGCCTTAGAGTAAAAGTGTATTCATACTATTCAAGAACCATTGCGGTTGTCGTTAAGTATCTTGTATACGCTGTTTCTTGAAATGCCTAGCACACTAGAGATCTGTGTAATTTTTTGATGCTCAGAATGCATACTGATGACTTGTTGCTTTATTGCGTTCGAGAGCGGTTTCCTACCTTTGTATTTTCCTGCGGCTTTTGCTGCCGCGATCCCTTCAAGTTGACGTTCTCTGCGAATGTTTAATTCAAACTCGGCAAAGACGGCCAACATATCGAGAAATGCTTTTCCAGATGCTGAATCTGTTGAGATAGGTTGTTCTAGAGCGCTCAGTAGAATTTGCTGCTCGTTAAAGGTTTTGACCATCTGTTGCAAATCTAGCACAGACCTAGCGATACGGTCGATTCGTGTAATAACGAGGGTGTCACCGGCCCTTAGGTATCCCATTAGGTCTACCAAACCTTGACGTTTGATGTCTGACCCTGTGGAAGTATCAGAGAAGATTTTTATACAACCTGCTTCCGTGAGTTTCTGAATCTGAAGATCTAATGATTGCTCTGTAGTGGAAACTCGTGCGTAGCCGACCTTGCTCATTGAATTTGCTCATTTAGCATCTAGACTTATTGAACATAGTGTCATTTAAAGTGTTTATCCACTCTAAATGAACATTATTGAGCTGCGATGAGTTTGTTGAATTAGGGTATACCTTAAATGAAAGCTCATAGCAGTATGTTGGAGGAGCCGTTCGTTTAGAAAAGAGGAAACGCCATGAACTTTCGAGATCCCGACTTAGTGCTGACTAAGCGTTTTCGTGGCGGGAAGAAGTCCTATTTTCAGGTGAATTCATTTGATACCGATTGGGTGTCTCTACAAGATATAGAGCATGGTGAATGCTTTTCCTTTAAACGAGCACAGTTAGAAAGCCACATTAACAGCGGCCTTCTTATCGCAACGGTCAAAAATAATGTTCCTGACGCTTTATTTATCAATGCCGTCAAAAAGAAAACAAAACCTGCAGCCGTTGGCAAGAAAGCGGAAATTGAAGCTGAAGTCGACCGTAGGTATTTCTATGTTCGAAAGGTACTTGATTCTGATCTCCCCGTATTATCAGCAACTCGATTAACCCCGTGGATAAGCGAGGTGGCTGAAGAAATCAAAGATATGTCCCCTCCATCCTATAAAACACTCCTCAGATGGCTCAAAGCGTTTAATGAATCAGGATGGAAAAAGGCGTCGCTGCTGCCGCGTCATCATAGTAAAGGTAATCACTCCAATCGATTAGCTCCTGAAGTGGATCGGTTATTAACTGAGGTCGTCACTAAGCATGCTAGATTTTCAGCTAGAGTGAACATTGGAAAAGCACATCGAGATTTTATTGAGCGAATGCAGCTGTTGAATGATCACCGACGTGACGAAGGACTACCGGCACTTACTCCAAGTAGCTATGAAACGACATTACAGCGTTTCAGAAAGTGACCGCCTGAAATTTAGTTTTTATTGCCCTAGAACGAGATGAATAATGAACTTTAGAGACCCGAATCTTATTCTTGTGAAACGCTACCGAGGCGGTAAGTGTTCCCACTATCAAGTGAGTGCTGTGACTCGAAGTGAAATTACCATCAAAGACATCGAGCATGGTGGGCACTTTTCCTTTGCAACAGACCAATTAGAATCCCATATACAAAAAGGGCTGTTGGTTGCTGTTACTAAAGAGACTCTCCCCGAAACTGTATTTATTACCCCTGTAGGCAAAAAGGCTAAGTCCCAGAAAACGAATCGAGAATTGGAATACGCGAAAGTAATGGAAAGGCGCTACGCGTATGTAAGGGGAGTATTGGACTCTGATGTTCCCGCGTATACCCAAAAGCGACTGGTTCCGTGGCTGGCTACATTTTCTGAAACTATTGAGGATTCTAATCCACCAAGCTGGCGAACGTTAGCAGAGTGGGTCAGTGTATACGTGAAATCGGGTTGGCAAAAGAAAGCGTTGAAACCCGCTCATGGGCGCAAGGGTAATCGGAGCCATTATATTGATGACGAAGTTGAAAGGCTCTTGCGACGCGTAGTAAGGGGTTATTCATTAAGGCAAATCAGAGTGAATTACACGCAAGCACATAATGATTTCTTGAAGCTTGTAGAAACGCTCAATCAATCAAGAGTTAAACAAGGATTGAAACCAGTTAAAGCGAGCAGCTATCGCACGACGGTTAACCGGTTTCAGCGTTAATCTAGTCAGATTTAGAGTCAGTAAATCTAAAACGCTAGCAGCAAATAATACAACTGAGGTTGAGCTTTAGTTGTATTAATCAATCTTCGTCTTCGTAATCCCCAGCATATTCATCATTATTAGGGTTTAACTGATCGGAATGGTTATCTAGGCTATCCCAATATGCGTCATTGTTCGGATTCATACTGTCGCTGCGATCGTCGTTGGATGTTCTACCCATGGTTATTCTCCTTTGTTTCGCTTGTTGTGTTGAATTTGTTTTCCGCGATTCCCATGCACCTGGTCGTATTGTTTGTTCGTACCATTGGTGCCTTTGTTGGCATTAGGCATATTGGAGGAATTATCCTGTGGTTTTGTTAGTGCCATCACTTTGTCCTTTGTTTAGGTTCGATAGTATTCTCTTATCAATCAGAGTCGAAAAAAGGGACATTTGGCTGAAATATGTTTAATGCAGAGTGCAACCGTGGAATATTGTTTAATCACTTACCAAAACTACTGCTTATAGCCTCAAAGGTTGTTGAATCTGACTCAGATTTGCTGGTTAAAATGGCGAGAGCGATAAAACATGATTCCAATATCACTCACGATCATCAGTTTTTCCGAAAATTCCGAACTAATGGTCTGGATATGGATTCAGTGGTTAGCTATTTTGGTAGTAGTTTTGTAGAAAGGGCGCAATCATTGTGTAGTGGTATTGAACCAGCACATATGGGAGCTTGGGTATGTGTGAAAGGAACCATTGATGGTTATCGTAATGGATGGCAAGAGAGCCATGAGTTAGCTAAATATTGGTCTTTTCTTGATGCACACTTTGACCTTGAATATCAATTTATAAAGCAAAATGCACAAACCAATAATGTTGAGAATCTTGTTCCTTATCTTAGGAAATGGTTTCTAGTCCATAATTTTGAGGCAAAATCCCCCACAGCGCAGTCCGTTTATGAGTATATTATTCATATGGTTATGTATTGGGGTGCATTGTTTGAGCTTTACTTGGAGCTTGATAATGAGTCACAGGAACACTCTATTTTGAGTAAATGTTTACCAAACAGCATGCCTAATTCTAAAGGCATAATGTTTTACCCGTCAGGGGAACTATTACTACAAAATGTTAAACAAGGCTGGGCGAAAGATCGTTATCAAAAAAGCGATATCAAATGGAGCGAACTTTACCGTGATGTCTTGAAAGCACGGCGTGATGATCCTGATTTAGTCATCGAAATTGATGCTGTAGATCCTGAATTACAAACTATAAAACAACGCTTTTATCGTTGGAGAAAAGGCGGTCTAATTTCTTTAGATGAGGCTCGACGTTTTCTCGCAATTCTACGCTGTCCTTATGCTACAACCGAACACGCTTTTACTTTAAACAGCATATTCTTTGTGAATCTGTTTACGCATGTTCAGGTCGAATTGTTGAACGCGAAGATTGCTCCCAATAAGATCATTGAGGCGTTTAACCAATATCCTTCATTTAAGATGTTAGCGAGAAAACGTTATGATCAGTTCGTCATAACAGGGCAGTTAGAAGCTTAATCAGGCACGAGTGTGATGATGGAAGGCCGATTTCTGCGTGATATCGGATCAAAGAGCACACAATGAGTTGGATTAGTATGTAGTGAAATGATGCTACTGAAAATTAACTATTTTAATTCTAACAATTTCAATGGCTTGGAGGTGTCAGTATATAGAGTGCTATAAATTTATAAGTCCTTGCAAACATCAAATTCAAATCATATTAGAAATCATATCCTTTAAAATCAATAACCTATGTGTAGCCACATACGGTCATTCTTGCGTTGTTCGACCAATTTAGGCTTTGGCCTGAAAATAGGTACTAAACAATGCGATCTGCACTATCAATACTGAACACTAAGTTAACGATTCCAGGCTTTTTGGTTTGGTTCGGGACAAAGGTGCCTCAGCAAGGTTTATATCAATCAAGTATCTACTGGTAATGAGCAAATAAACGCCTTAAAGATAATGGTGTTCTTCTTAAGGCATCAGAATTATTGGTAATCAAATTAGTTGATAAATGAAGCTCAAAGTGTGCACATCTTATGCTTCGATAGTTATAACTTACTACGTCTAGGTGATTGTAAACAAAGAGTTATCGCAACATTCACCTAATCACACAGTCAATATTACACGCTCGGATTTATATTAGCTTTACGATATACTGATTAAAAATTGAGTCTCTCTACGAGTAACCTGAATGGTCAGCAGCATTAATAAAGCGAAGTTATCTGAAACCGACATTATTACCAAATTCATACTTCCCGCAATAAAAGATGCTGGTTGGGATGATATGACTCAGATTCGCCAAGAGGTGAAACTGCGTGATGGTAAAGTGATCGTTCGAGGTCAAGCTGCTGCACGTAAAAAAGTAAAATCAGCTGATATTGTGCTCTATCACAAACCAAGCATGCCACTTGCTGTCATTGAAGCAAAAGCGAATAAGCATGAGGTTGGCAAAGGGATGCAGCAGGGAATGGACTATGCAAGTCTTTTAGAGGTCCCGTTTGTTTTTGCATCCAATGGTGACGGTTTTATTTTCCGTGACCTAACCAATCCGACTCAGCTTGAAACGGAAATTCGTTTAGAGGACTTTCCAACACCTTTGCAGTTATGGGGAAAGTATTGTGCTTGGAAAGGTTTTAAAGAAGAGCACCTGCCAATTATCACACAAGATTATCATGATGATGGCAGTGGTAAATCACCGCGTTACTACCAACTTCAAGCTATCAACAAAACGGTAGAAGCCGTTGCCGCAGGCCAAGACAGAGCTTTACTGGTCATGGCTACAGGTACAGGTAAAACCTACACTGCATTTCAAATTATCTGGCGACTTTGGAAGGCCAAAGCTAAGAAGCGTATTCTGTTTCTTGCTGATCGTAATATATTGGTAGACCAAACTAAAACCAATGATTTTCAGCCGTTTGGCGCGGCGATGACTAAGATCACTGGTCGCAAAGTTGACCCTGCCTTTGAAGTTCATCTAGCCCTTTATCAAGCACTTACTGGGCCAGAAGAACAGCAAAAGGCTTACAAGCAAGTTGACCCTAACTTTTTTGATTTAATCATCATTGATGAGTGCCATCGTGGCAGCGCTTCAGAAGACAGCGCTTGGCGTGAAATTCTCGAATACTTTAGTAGCGCAACTCAAGTCGGTTTAACCGCAACACCAAAAGAGACGGATGAAGTTTCCAATATCGAGTACTTTGGTGACCCAATCTATACCTACTCTCTTAAAGAAGGTATTGAGGATGGCTTCTTAGCCCCCTACAAGGTCGTACGTGTCGACATTGATGTGGATGTTCAAGGTTGGCGACCCACGAAAGGTCAAACTGACAAAAATAATGAAATGATTGAAGACAGAATCTATAACCAAAAAGATTTTGATCGCACCCTCGTTATTGATGAGCGTACAGAACTTGTCGCACAAACCATTACCAATTATCTGAAACGTACCGACCCAATGGCCAAAACCATCGTGTTTTGTAATGATATTGATCATGCAGACCGGATGCGCCGTGCACTAGTCAACCTAAACCCAGAACAGGTTAGGAAGAACGATAAATATGTAATGAAGATAACAGGTGATGATGAAGCGGGTAAAGATCAGCTAGATAATTTCATCAACCCTAAGAAATCGTATCCTGTAATCGCAACGACTTCAGAGCTAATGACAACAGGGGTTGATGCCAAAACCTGCAAGTTAGTCGTGCTTGATCAAGGTATTCAATCGATGACCAAGTTTAAGCAAATTATTGGTCGAGGTACTCGTATTGATGATCGCTACGGCAAACTTTGGTTCACTATATTGGATTTCAAAAAAGCGACAGAGCTTTTTGCTGATGAACGTTTTGATGGCACACCAGAGCGGGTAAAAGTCACAACGCCAGAACAATTTGAAGATGACGAAGGTTTAGATGACATCATCGACGGTGTTGATGATGCTGACAATCCGTTCGGTGACGAAGACATTGATCCTGATTCAATTCAAGAGCCAGAAGTCACTTATGGCGATGATGTTGCAAACACCTCGGAAGGTACAGGCGCTGCAGATGATTGGGATGATGAGAACAGAGTTCGAAAATTTCATGTAAACGGAGTTCAAGTAAAAGCACTTGCTGAGCGTGTGCAATATTACGATTCAGACGGCAAGCTTGTAACTGAGTCATTCAAAGACTACACCCGTAAAACAATGGTGAAGCAGTTTTCATCTCTTGATGAGTTTACCAAGCGTTGGAATGAATCTGACCGCAAGCAGGCCATTATTGATGAACTAGCCGAATCCGGTATTCTATGGGAAGCGCTGGAAGATGAAGTGGGTAAAGAGATGGACCCATTTGATATGATTTGTCATGTCGTTTACGACCAACCGGCTTTAACCCGTAAAGAGCGCGCCGATAATGTGAAGAAACGTAACTACTTCACTAAATACGGAGATACAGCACAACATGTGTTGAACAACCTTCTTGATAAGTACGCTGACGAAGGTGTTCAAGAGATCGAAAACATTCACGTTCTTAAAGTGAAACCGTTCGATGAAATGGGAAGACCATTAGAAATCATTAAGAAAGGCTTTGGTGGTAAATCACAATATTTAGAGGCGGTGAATGAGCTAGAAGCAGCTATCTATCAATCTGCGTAATTTAGCTTACAAACTTCAATATCCCCCAAAAGACCCCATATGGTATTACGTTGGTTATTTATCACTACATGTAGTAGTTAAAGATGTATTAAGGCTTTTCTTGGGAACCTTTTATAAATGTTCAGTGTTGACTAGGGATCGATTATCCATAATACTTCATCGCAATAGTGCCCAGTCCCCTGTTTTTGAAGTTGTCTTAATCGATATCTTTGGAATCAAGGCTGGGCGTTCTCGTTTTTGGATGCCAAGAAATTTAAGCCTAAGGAACCCAGTATTGTAATGGCTCTTATCCCACCAAAAGAATTTAAACATTACGAAGAGCTTGTCAGTATATTGTCTCAGCGAGGTATGCTTATCAGCGACCGTGAGCGAGCTAAACGTAAGCTGGCTCAAGTCGGTTATTACCGACTGAGTGGATTCTGGTATCCTGCAAGAGTGATAGAACGAGATGAACAAGGGGCTGTTGTTGAGTGCCCTCATTTAAAGCGTCCTAAACGACATAATGATTTTGCACCAAACACCAAGTTTGAAGAGGTGTTTGACCTTTATTTACTGGATAAAAAACTTCGCATAGCAATGCTTGATGGATTAGAACGTATAGAGGTATTTGTTCGCAGTGTTATTGCCCATGAGCTTGGTCGCGGCAAACGTAAAGAGGCAGGAACAGGGCTCGATATTCCTGAACCATTAGCGTGGAAAGACTCTGAGTACATCAATGGTAAGTTTCTAAAACAACGTGCTCATAAACCAAGTGTGTGGGATGAGTGGCAAAACAAACACAGTAAATTAATCGAACGAAGCCGTGAAGATTGTATTGTGTGGCATAAGCGCAATAATAAAGAAATGCCATTTTGGGTGGTGATTGAAGCATGGGATTTTGGAACCATGTCCAAGTACTACGGTTTGTTGAATAATAAATATCGCCAAAGAATCTGCGCTCGTTTAGGGATCTCCAATAAAAGAGAAACAGATGTATTACAAGCATGGTTGATGGAAATGAACATCCTCAGAAACAGATGTGCCCACCATGCTCGAATTTGGAATCAACAATCGTCAAAACGACTCTCTTTGCCTTCACATGAAAAGTTTGATGATATTCGAGATAATCACAACACACTGACTCGCTTATATGGTGTTATTCGCGCCATGTGGTTTTTAATTGAGCAGATAGGCCCAAGTTCATGCTGGATGAAAGAGGTTGAATCTCTGATTAATGACTTACCTACAGTACCTGGCTGCCATAAATCCTCCATCGGGCTCCCTTCTTAATTCATTATATTGCCATGATTACCCTGAAAGTCAGGGCGGATTTACGCTATAATCCGCCCCAAATTTCAGTTGTTTAAAGTACACAATCATGTCTATCAGTTCAGTTATCAAATCCATTCAAGACATCATGCGTAAAGATGCCGGTGTTGACGGCGATGCACAGCGCCTTGGTCAAATGTCTTGGTTACTTTTTCTTAAAGTATTTGACGCTCAAGAAGAAGAGTTAGAGCTAGAGCTGGACAACTATAAATTCCCCATTCCTGAGCAATACTTATGGCGCAATTGGGCGCAAGATGCTGAAGGTATGACGGGGGATGAACTGCTTGAATTTGTTAATGATGATCTTTTCTACAAACTGAAAAACTTAACCGCACCAATAGATCTCAACCCTAGAGGCTTTGTAGTAAAAGGGGCATTTAGTGATGCCTTTAACTACATGAAAAATGGCACCTTACTGCGCCAAGTGATAAATAAGTTAAACGAAATTGACTTTACAGACTCTTCAGATCGTCATCTATTTGGTGATATTTATGAACAAATATTAAAAGATTTACAAAGCGCAGGAAACTCGGGTGAATTTTATACGCCAAGAGCCGTGACCCGCTTTATTGTGGATCGTCTAGACCCTAAGCTAGGGGAAACCATCATGGACCCTGCAACGGGCACGGGGGGCTTTTTAGCTTGCTCGTTTGACCATGTAAAGAACCACTATGTGAAAACCGCTGCCGATCACCAAGCGCTGCAACAGCAAATTCATGGTGTAGAGAAAAAACAACTGCCACATCTATTGTGTATCACCAACATGATGCTGCACGGCATTGAAGTGCCAGTACAAATCAAACACGGTAATACCCTCAATAAGCCTCTTTCTAGCTGGGACAGCAATATTAATGTGATTGCCACCAACCCTCCATTTGGTGGTACTGAAGAAGACGGTATTGAAAAGAACTTCCCCGCAGAGATGCAAACCCGAGAAACCGCAGACTTATTCTTACAACTGATTGTAGAAGTGCTAGATAAAGATGGGCGCGCAGGTGTGGTATTGCCAGACGGCACTTTGTTTGGTGAAGGTGTGAAAACCAAAATCAAAAAGATGCTGACTGAAGAGTGTAACCTGCACACCATAGTACGCTTACCAAATGGGGTATTTAACCCATACACAGGCATCAAAACCAACATTCTGTTTTTCACCAAAGGCAAGCCAACCAAAGACGTATGGTTCTACGAACACCCATACCCAGAAGGCGTGAAAAACTACAGCAAAACCAAACCAATGAAGTTTGAAGAGTTCCAGCAAGAGATCGATTGGTGGGGCAATGAAGAAGACGGTTTTGCAAGCCGCGTAGAAAATAATCACGCTTGGAAAGTGCCCATTGCCGATATTATCGAACGCAACTTTAACCTAGATATTAAAAACCCGTATCAAGGTGAAGTGATCAGTTACGATCCAAACGAACTACTTGATAGTTACCAGCAACAACAGCAACAGATCTCACAACTTCGCGATCAGCTGAAAGATATTTTAGGCGCTGCGCTGAAATCATCGGTAGATTCAACGTCTGGTGAGAGTAAATAATGAGTGTTGACCAATCACCTATGAACCAGTTGATCACCGATAATATCGATATTTGGACTTCAACCGTTAAAACCAAATCCGCTTCTGGGCGTGGTAGTAGCAAAAAGCGCGAGCTTTATGGTGTGAAGAAGCTGCGTGAGCTTATTTTGGAATTAGCCGTGCGTGGTAAGTTAGTGCCGCAAGACCCGACGGATGAACCTGCTTCGGTTTTGCTTGAACGCATCGCAGAAGAAAAAGCGCAGTTGGTGAAAGATAAGAAAATTAAGAAGCCTAAGAAACTATCTGAGATATCACCTGAAGATAAGTTATTTGATTTGCCTGAAGGGTGGTCATGGGAAAGGCTTGGCAATATCGGTGATACGAATATAGGTTTAACTTATTCACCAAAAGATGTGGGAGATACTGGAACTCCTGTGCTTCGTTCAGCAAATATACAAAAGAATCGTATTGATCTTAAAGAGCTTGTTAGAGTTAACACAGAAGTCAAAAACTCAGCATATGTTAGTCGAGGAGATCTACTAATTTGTGCTCGAAATGGTAGTAAAGCTCTTGTTGGTAAGACAGCGAAAATTGGTGACCTAAATGAACCTATGGCTTTTGGTGCGTTTATGGCGATTTTTCGAAGCCAAATTAATAGCTATGTGGAAGTTTTTTTAAAC from Vibrio rarus includes the following:
- a CDS encoding DEAD/DEAH box helicase; this translates as MIALRQWQAECVELALHHYQQGQSHFLCLATPGAGKSVMAAEVASQLFKQKAIDFVLCFSPSTAISLGLAYTFKNHLNCRFDGAIGALGASYTYQGLQYFDDYFWSLLQTHRVLVVVDEIHHCAGLNMTEANAWGEKIIQHIQSHARYTLSLTGTPWRSDKAPVSLSSYNIDTTEIECNYVYGLSQAVKDKVCRLPSIVLVDNEMITAKSNDSETRHFSSIREYLDEPFGYYQSIITDDTCIRYLIKLGLKKLDAIQEKKPNAAGLVVAASVEHAIRIHTMLSEEFNKKAVLVTYKHDDPSGIIDDFRSSDSDWVVSVGMISEGTDIPRLQVCCHLSKVKTELYFRQVLGRILRMNKGINQEAWLYTFAEPSLVTYASRVAEEIPLNDVVFRELMPNNSPEFPETHNTRTPNYSSIKGSSTQISWGQTQSTKSERKVETLSKHSFEEHCHYFDVVGDFRQQIVDVFRFQNP
- a CDS encoding recombinase family protein, producing the protein MSKVGYARVSTTEQSLDLQIQKLTEAGCIKIFSDTSTGSDIKRQGLVDLMGYLRAGDTLVITRIDRIARSVLDLQQMVKTFNEQQILLSALEQPISTDSASGKAFLDMLAVFAEFELNIRRERQLEGIAAAKAAGKYKGRKPLSNAIKQQVISMHSEHQKITQISSVLGISRNSVYKILNDNRNGS
- a CDS encoding Abi family protein encodes the protein MALIPPKEFKHYEELVSILSQRGMLISDRERAKRKLAQVGYYRLSGFWYPARVIERDEQGAVVECPHLKRPKRHNDFAPNTKFEEVFDLYLLDKKLRIAMLDGLERIEVFVRSVIAHELGRGKRKEAGTGLDIPEPLAWKDSEYINGKFLKQRAHKPSVWDEWQNKHSKLIERSREDCIVWHKRNNKEMPFWVVIEAWDFGTMSKYYGLLNNKYRQRICARLGISNKRETDVLQAWLMEMNILRNRCAHHARIWNQQSSKRLSLPSHEKFDDIRDNHNTLTRLYGVIRAMWFLIEQIGPSSCWMKEVESLINDLPTVPGCHKSSIGLPS
- a CDS encoding type I restriction-modification system subunit M translates to MSISSVIKSIQDIMRKDAGVDGDAQRLGQMSWLLFLKVFDAQEEELELELDNYKFPIPEQYLWRNWAQDAEGMTGDELLEFVNDDLFYKLKNLTAPIDLNPRGFVVKGAFSDAFNYMKNGTLLRQVINKLNEIDFTDSSDRHLFGDIYEQILKDLQSAGNSGEFYTPRAVTRFIVDRLDPKLGETIMDPATGTGGFLACSFDHVKNHYVKTAADHQALQQQIHGVEKKQLPHLLCITNMMLHGIEVPVQIKHGNTLNKPLSSWDSNINVIATNPPFGGTEEDGIEKNFPAEMQTRETADLFLQLIVEVLDKDGRAGVVLPDGTLFGEGVKTKIKKMLTEECNLHTIVRLPNGVFNPYTGIKTNILFFTKGKPTKDVWFYEHPYPEGVKNYSKTKPMKFEEFQQEIDWWGNEEDGFASRVENNHAWKVPIADIIERNFNLDIKNPYQGEVISYDPNELLDSYQQQQQQISQLRDQLKDILGAALKSSVDSTSGESK
- the hsdR gene encoding EcoAI/FtnUII family type I restriction enzme subunit R — encoded protein: MVSSINKAKLSETDIITKFILPAIKDAGWDDMTQIRQEVKLRDGKVIVRGQAAARKKVKSADIVLYHKPSMPLAVIEAKANKHEVGKGMQQGMDYASLLEVPFVFASNGDGFIFRDLTNPTQLETEIRLEDFPTPLQLWGKYCAWKGFKEEHLPIITQDYHDDGSGKSPRYYQLQAINKTVEAVAAGQDRALLVMATGTGKTYTAFQIIWRLWKAKAKKRILFLADRNILVDQTKTNDFQPFGAAMTKITGRKVDPAFEVHLALYQALTGPEEQQKAYKQVDPNFFDLIIIDECHRGSASEDSAWREILEYFSSATQVGLTATPKETDEVSNIEYFGDPIYTYSLKEGIEDGFLAPYKVVRVDIDVDVQGWRPTKGQTDKNNEMIEDRIYNQKDFDRTLVIDERTELVAQTITNYLKRTDPMAKTIVFCNDIDHADRMRRALVNLNPEQVRKNDKYVMKITGDDEAGKDQLDNFINPKKSYPVIATTSELMTTGVDAKTCKLVVLDQGIQSMTKFKQIIGRGTRIDDRYGKLWFTILDFKKATELFADERFDGTPERVKVTTPEQFEDDEGLDDIIDGVDDADNPFGDEDIDPDSIQEPEVTYGDDVANTSEGTGAADDWDDENRVRKFHVNGVQVKALAERVQYYDSDGKLVTESFKDYTRKTMVKQFSSLDEFTKRWNESDRKQAIIDELAESGILWEALEDEVGKEMDPFDMICHVVYDQPALTRKERADNVKKRNYFTKYGDTAQHVLNNLLDKYADEGVQEIENIHVLKVKPFDEMGRPLEIIKKGFGGKSQYLEAVNELEAAIYQSA
- a CDS encoding helix-turn-helix domain-containing protein, with the translated sequence MKDLAVKFGSKLREVRKEKGISQDKLALIADIDRSYVGRIERGEVNITLEKVYGLAQALECNVVDLLPAP